From a region of the Xanthomonas rydalmerensis genome:
- a CDS encoding TMEM175 family protein, with product MTTSHADSADSKYPHDRVVFFSDAVFAIAITLLAVEIKVPGHAEVAAAGGILAALHRMLPLFIGFAVSFLVTALFWKSHLQLCRHIRQFDDRLIWLNVLQLLLIGLLPFSTALYSDYFGNHEAFAVYCAHLAAIGLAGYWLHAYAVRKEGLAQRLGPLQTQAIKLRAAVSPVVFALCIPVGMVAPWLGRFGFLAIFLLQWVVMRVYQRRILQAQVAPAPVP from the coding sequence GTGACGACCAGCCACGCCGATAGCGCCGACAGCAAGTACCCGCACGACCGTGTCGTGTTCTTCAGCGATGCGGTCTTCGCCATCGCCATCACCTTGCTGGCGGTGGAAATCAAGGTGCCAGGGCACGCCGAGGTCGCGGCCGCCGGCGGCATCCTCGCCGCGCTGCACCGGATGCTGCCGCTGTTCATCGGCTTCGCGGTGAGCTTCCTGGTCACCGCGCTGTTCTGGAAGTCGCACCTGCAGCTGTGCCGGCACATCCGCCAGTTCGACGACCGGCTGATCTGGCTCAACGTGCTGCAGCTGCTGCTGATCGGCCTGCTGCCGTTCTCCACCGCGCTGTATTCGGACTATTTCGGCAACCACGAGGCGTTCGCGGTGTACTGCGCGCATCTGGCCGCGATCGGCCTGGCCGGCTACTGGCTGCATGCCTATGCGGTGCGCAAGGAAGGCCTGGCGCAGCGGCTGGGTCCGCTGCAGACGCAGGCGATAAAGCTGCGCGCGGCGGTCTCGCCGGTGGTGTTCGCGTTGTGCATCCCCGTGGGCATGGTGGCACCCTGGCTGGGCCGCTTCGGCTTCCTGGCGATCTTCCTGCTGCAGTGGGTGGTGATGCGCGTGTACCAGCGGCGCATCCTCCAGGCGCAGGTGGCGCCGGCACCCGTACCGTGA
- the efp gene encoding elongation factor P, protein MASYGMNDVKNGMKILVNSEPAIITDTEYVKPGKGQAFTRIKYRFIKSGRVVEMTMKATDSVEAADVVDTDMQYLYSDGEYWHFMQQETFEQVQADKAGVGDAAKWIKGEEDCVVTLWNGTPIQVTPPNFVELKIVETDPGVRGDTSGGGGKPATLETGAVVRVPLFVGQEEVIRVDTRSGEYVSRVK, encoded by the coding sequence ATGGCCAGCTACGGCATGAACGACGTCAAGAACGGGATGAAGATCCTGGTCAACAGCGAGCCTGCGATCATCACCGATACCGAATACGTCAAGCCCGGCAAGGGCCAGGCGTTCACCCGCATCAAGTACCGCTTCATCAAGTCCGGGCGCGTGGTCGAAATGACCATGAAGGCGACCGACAGCGTGGAAGCGGCCGACGTGGTCGATACCGACATGCAGTATCTGTACAGCGACGGCGAGTACTGGCACTTCATGCAGCAGGAAACCTTCGAGCAGGTGCAGGCCGACAAGGCCGGCGTCGGCGACGCCGCCAAGTGGATCAAGGGCGAGGAAGATTGCGTGGTGACGCTGTGGAACGGCACGCCGATCCAGGTCACCCCGCCGAACTTCGTCGAACTGAAGATCGTGGAGACCGACCCGGGCGTGCGTGGCGACACCTCCGGCGGCGGCGGCAAGCCGGCCACCCTTGAGACCGGCGCGGTGGTACGCGTGCCGCTGTTCGTCGGCCAGGAAGAAGTGATCCGCGTCGATACGCGTTCGGGCGAATACGTCTCGCGCGTCAAGTAA